The following coding sequences are from one Brooklawnia cerclae window:
- a CDS encoding TIGR04053 family radical SAM/SPASM domain-containing protein, which produces MTEQPKHAHGIGAVRPVGWVYARSPMIVYWELTNACGLACRHCRATAMPDPAPGELSTDQALALLDDIAGFGDPLPHIVFTGGDPLRRHDLDLLLAEAGARGIGVSLAPAVTPLLTRERLVEVKQAGVQAISLSLDGSCPALHDGVRGVAGTFDATLEALGWAEELGIPVQINTLVTDTTAADLPAVYDLLSTRKLMRWSLFFLISIGRGTQLTELAPEKAEQLMTWLGNLNRTAPFQVKTTEAMQYRRIAARAARRRGLTDEQIEASPMARGFGIRDGNGIIFVSHLGDVTPSGFLPLALGNVKESSLVELYRDDPTLRALRDPKGFKGRCGRCEFNLWCGGSRARAYAWTGDVLESDPLCPYVPSGTPVNA; this is translated from the coding sequence ATGACTGAACAACCGAAGCACGCACACGGGATCGGCGCCGTACGTCCCGTCGGGTGGGTGTACGCCCGCTCGCCGATGATCGTGTACTGGGAGCTCACCAACGCCTGCGGGCTGGCCTGCCGCCACTGCCGGGCGACCGCGATGCCCGATCCCGCTCCCGGAGAGCTCTCCACCGACCAGGCTCTGGCCCTGCTGGACGACATCGCGGGCTTCGGCGACCCGCTGCCGCACATCGTGTTCACGGGCGGCGACCCGCTGCGGCGCCACGACCTCGACCTGCTGCTCGCCGAGGCGGGCGCCCGGGGCATCGGGGTCTCGCTGGCGCCCGCGGTCACCCCGCTGCTGACCCGTGAGCGCCTCGTCGAGGTGAAGCAGGCAGGCGTCCAGGCGATCTCGCTGAGCCTCGACGGCTCCTGTCCGGCCCTGCACGACGGCGTCCGTGGCGTCGCGGGCACGTTCGACGCCACGCTGGAGGCCCTCGGCTGGGCGGAGGAACTGGGGATCCCCGTCCAGATCAACACGCTGGTCACCGACACCACCGCCGCCGACCTCCCCGCGGTCTACGACCTGCTGTCGACCCGGAAGCTGATGCGCTGGAGCCTGTTCTTCCTGATCAGCATCGGACGCGGCACCCAGCTCACCGAGCTCGCGCCGGAGAAGGCCGAGCAGCTCATGACGTGGCTGGGGAACCTGAACCGCACCGCACCCTTCCAGGTGAAGACGACCGAGGCGATGCAGTACCGCCGGATCGCCGCCCGCGCGGCACGTCGCCGCGGGCTCACCGACGAGCAGATCGAGGCCTCCCCGATGGCGCGCGGCTTCGGCATCCGCGACGGGAACGGGATCATCTTCGTCTCGCACCTCGGCGACGTCACCCCGTCGGGCTTCCTGCCGCTGGCGCTGGGCAACGTCAAGGAGTCGTCACTGGTCGAGCTCTATCGTGACGATCCGACCCTGCGGGCGCTGCGCGATCCGAAGGGGTTCAAGGGACGGTGCGGGCGCTGCGAGTTCAACCTGTGGTGCGGGGGCTCGCGGGCGCGGGCCTACGCCTGGACGGGCGACGTCCTCGAATCCGACCCGCTGTGCCCCTACGTACCTTCCGGGACGCCGGTGAACGCGTGA
- the hemE gene encoding uroporphyrinogen decarboxylase gives MVSGVTADAPLLQAYRGRRVRHRPVWFMRQAGRSLPEYRALRVGTSMLDACLDPGLAAEITCQPVRRHGVDAAIFFSDIMVPVRLAGLGVRIVPGVGPVLDAPVRTAADVDALPELEPEALDPITSGVHLAAAELGDTPLIGFCGAPFTVASYLVEGGPSRDHARTLALLDADPGLWHALLGWVARTTAAFLRAQVLAGASAVQLFDSWVGALTPEQYRAAAQPHSAAVLASVAGLGVPRVHFGTRSRVHLVAMRDAGADVMGVDASTSLADANHLLGGATPLQGNLDPALLAGGWEELAAALRRVLDDGRAAPGHVVNLGHGVPPQADPGTLTRLVDLVHSLPDDQESHHD, from the coding sequence CTGGTCAGCGGCGTGACCGCCGATGCCCCGCTGCTGCAGGCCTACCGCGGCAGGCGTGTACGGCATCGTCCGGTCTGGTTCATGCGTCAGGCGGGGCGCTCGCTGCCGGAGTACCGGGCGCTCCGGGTCGGCACGTCGATGCTGGACGCCTGCCTCGATCCGGGCCTGGCGGCCGAGATCACCTGTCAGCCCGTCCGGCGCCACGGGGTCGACGCCGCCATCTTCTTCTCCGACATCATGGTCCCGGTGAGGCTGGCCGGTCTGGGCGTCCGCATCGTCCCCGGCGTCGGCCCGGTGCTGGACGCGCCGGTGCGCACGGCCGCCGACGTCGACGCACTGCCCGAGCTGGAGCCCGAGGCGCTCGATCCGATCACCTCCGGCGTGCACCTGGCAGCGGCCGAGCTGGGCGACACCCCGCTGATCGGCTTCTGCGGGGCGCCGTTCACCGTGGCCTCCTACCTCGTCGAAGGAGGGCCCAGCCGCGACCACGCCCGCACCCTGGCCCTGCTCGACGCCGACCCGGGGCTCTGGCACGCCCTGCTCGGCTGGGTGGCCCGCACGACCGCGGCTTTCCTGCGGGCCCAGGTGCTGGCCGGGGCCTCGGCCGTGCAGCTCTTCGACTCGTGGGTCGGTGCGCTCACCCCCGAGCAGTACCGCGCCGCCGCGCAACCGCACTCGGCCGCCGTGCTCGCCTCGGTCGCCGGGCTGGGCGTCCCCCGGGTGCATTTCGGCACCCGCAGCCGCGTCCACCTGGTGGCCATGCGCGATGCCGGAGCCGACGTGATGGGCGTCGACGCGTCCACCTCGCTGGCGGACGCCAACCACCTGCTGGGCGGAGCGACGCCGCTGCAGGGCAACCTCGATCCCGCGTTGCTCGCGGGCGGCTGGGAAGAACTCGCCGCCGCGCTGCGCCGCGTGCTGGACGACGGCCGGGCAGCCCCCGGCCACGTGGTCAACCTCGGCCACGGCGTCCCGCCGCAAGCCGATCCCGGGACACTGACCCGGCTGGTCGACCTCGTCCATTCCCTTCCCGACGACCAGGAGTCCCACCATGACTGA
- a CDS encoding glutamyl-tRNA reductase, translating to MSLFAAGVSHHHVPSDSISALACRADEIVSQLRQPDSGISGVVALATCNRFELYVDADGFHSTVDRIMAAIRQTVPGLDPAATDAFVVYAGQTVVEHLFEVTGGLDSMVVGEVEIIGQVRDALAGSTTVSPPLRRLFQHALTTSKAIASHTDLGSAGRSLASVGLDLACTRLGTWDQVNALVLGTGSYARVVVADLVRRGAGSISVHSRTGQAGRFAESHPVHPVEPAGLAAAVAAADLVVACSGQAGEILTADLVAATRAPEATILPVVDLSGGIDVASDLGRVPQVDLVTLDRIGASMPAEQTNAVADAHDIVTRAVATYLHVEEGRVASPAVTAIRSHVSQIIEQEIENASKQYSPETAEAIARSLRRVSNALLHTPSVRAAELARTGELDDFRHALHTLFGITVEAP from the coding sequence GTGTCGCTGTTCGCCGCTGGCGTAAGCCATCATCATGTTCCGTCCGACTCGATCTCCGCTCTCGCCTGCCGCGCGGATGAGATCGTGTCGCAGTTGCGGCAGCCCGATTCGGGGATCAGTGGGGTGGTCGCACTCGCCACCTGCAACCGCTTCGAGCTGTACGTCGACGCCGACGGGTTCCACTCGACGGTCGATCGCATCATGGCGGCGATCCGCCAGACGGTGCCGGGGCTCGATCCGGCCGCCACGGACGCGTTCGTCGTCTACGCCGGCCAGACCGTGGTGGAGCACCTTTTCGAGGTGACCGGCGGCCTGGACTCCATGGTCGTCGGAGAGGTGGAGATCATCGGCCAGGTGCGCGACGCCCTCGCCGGGTCGACCACCGTGAGTCCCCCGCTGCGCCGCCTCTTCCAGCACGCGCTCACCACCTCGAAGGCGATCGCCTCGCACACCGACCTCGGCTCCGCGGGACGTTCCCTGGCGTCCGTGGGTCTCGACCTGGCGTGCACCCGGCTCGGCACCTGGGACCAGGTGAACGCGTTGGTGCTCGGCACCGGAAGCTATGCGCGCGTCGTGGTGGCCGATCTGGTTCGGCGTGGCGCCGGCAGTATCTCCGTGCATTCCCGGACGGGGCAGGCGGGACGATTCGCCGAGAGCCATCCCGTCCATCCTGTCGAGCCCGCCGGGCTGGCCGCCGCCGTCGCTGCCGCAGACCTCGTGGTGGCCTGCAGCGGTCAGGCGGGCGAGATCCTCACGGCCGACCTGGTGGCGGCCACGCGAGCCCCGGAGGCGACGATCCTCCCGGTCGTCGACCTCAGCGGAGGCATCGACGTCGCCTCCGATCTGGGACGCGTCCCGCAGGTCGACCTCGTCACCCTCGACCGGATCGGCGCCTCGATGCCCGCCGAGCAGACGAACGCCGTCGCCGACGCCCACGACATCGTCACGAGGGCTGTGGCCACCTATCTTCATGTCGAGGAGGGACGCGTCGCCAGCCCCGCGGTGACGGCGATCCGGTCCCACGTCTCGCAGATCATCGAGCAGGAGATCGAGAACGCCTCGAAGCAGTACTCCCCCGAGACCGCCGAGGCGATCGCCCGCTCGTTGCGCAGGGTCTCCAACGCGCTGCTGCACACGCCGTCGGTACGGGCGGCAGAGCTGGCCCGTACGGGCGAGCTGGACGACTTCCGCCACGCCCTGCACACCCTCTTCGGAATCACGGTCGAGGCCCCGTGA
- a CDS encoding DUF7059 domain-containing protein, which produces MTMIDLLRERLDSAGYTVDAVLERITDAGQEGLLRNSTTPALVALGDDRDPLATLIRLFPLHRGVPMADVRAALPVDESVALGLLAVEGDGRAHATVDIRPYGFETSGGPVSRWLVSDHTPGLDHDRTPMRPDYVLGASPASTTLAQLSIPDEVASALDLGTGCGVQSVHLATHASRVTATDVNQRALDLARLTTGLNGLDVDLRKGSLYEPVAADRFDLIVTNPPYVVSPPSTDAGRLMYREGGFRGDDLVRAVVEGAPARLNPGGTLQVLANWIVTDEPWEERLAGWAPPGCDLWVIERERLDPFAYIEMWLADAGLAGHPSWDDRYREWLDYFGELGVRGIGMGWITVVNAERTDPRVVIESWPHEVAQPVGPALSAHRRATGQAAAPDRDLLAARWVLRDDVVQETFGRPGAADPEYVILRQGAGLKRAMRVDTAFGGVMGACDGTLPLGAIIGAVAQLLDEDAASLTGRVLPRIRVAIEEGYLDRS; this is translated from the coding sequence ATGACGATGATCGATCTACTGCGTGAGCGGCTCGACTCCGCCGGGTACACCGTGGACGCCGTCCTGGAGCGCATCACGGACGCCGGACAAGAGGGTTTGCTGAGGAACTCGACCACGCCCGCGCTGGTGGCCCTCGGAGATGATCGTGACCCGCTGGCCACGTTGATCCGGCTCTTCCCGCTGCACCGCGGCGTCCCGATGGCTGATGTCAGGGCCGCCCTCCCGGTGGACGAGTCGGTCGCCCTGGGGCTGCTCGCGGTCGAGGGGGACGGCCGGGCACACGCGACGGTCGACATCCGCCCCTACGGCTTCGAGACCTCCGGCGGGCCGGTCAGCCGATGGCTCGTCTCCGACCACACCCCGGGCCTCGATCACGATCGCACGCCCATGCGCCCCGACTACGTGCTGGGTGCGAGCCCCGCGTCCACGACCCTGGCGCAGCTGTCCATCCCGGACGAGGTCGCCTCGGCGCTCGATCTCGGTACGGGCTGTGGAGTCCAGAGCGTGCACCTGGCGACACACGCCTCACGGGTGACAGCCACCGACGTCAACCAGCGCGCGCTCGACCTCGCGCGGCTCACCACCGGCCTCAACGGGCTCGATGTCGACCTGCGGAAGGGAAGCTTGTACGAGCCCGTGGCCGCGGACCGGTTCGACCTCATCGTCACGAACCCTCCGTATGTGGTCAGCCCGCCCTCGACCGATGCGGGCCGTCTGATGTACCGCGAGGGCGGGTTCCGGGGCGACGACCTCGTGCGGGCGGTGGTCGAAGGTGCCCCGGCCCGCCTGAACCCCGGTGGCACCCTGCAGGTGCTGGCCAACTGGATCGTCACCGACGAGCCGTGGGAGGAGCGGCTGGCGGGGTGGGCCCCGCCCGGCTGCGACCTGTGGGTGATCGAGCGTGAGCGGCTCGATCCGTTCGCCTACATCGAGATGTGGCTCGCCGACGCCGGGCTCGCCGGCCACCCGAGCTGGGACGACCGCTATCGCGAGTGGCTCGACTACTTCGGCGAACTCGGCGTGCGCGGGATCGGGATGGGCTGGATCACCGTGGTGAACGCGGAAAGGACCGACCCGCGTGTGGTCATCGAGTCGTGGCCGCACGAGGTCGCCCAGCCGGTGGGACCGGCGCTGTCGGCTCACCGCCGGGCGACCGGGCAAGCGGCGGCCCCGGACCGCGATCTGCTGGCCGCGCGGTGGGTGCTGCGCGACGACGTCGTCCAGGAGACGTTCGGCCGACCCGGTGCGGCCGATCCCGAGTACGTCATCCTGCGCCAGGGCGCCGGGCTCAAGCGCGCCATGCGGGTCGACACCGCCTTCGGCGGGGTGATGGGCGCCTGCGACGGCACGCTTCCGCTCGGCGCGATCATCGGGGCGGTGGCCCAGCTGCTGGACGAGGATGCGGCCTCGCTGACCGGACGGGTGCTCCCGCGCATCCGCGTGGCGATCGAGGAGGGCTACCTCGACCGTTCCTGA
- the topA gene encoding type I DNA topoisomerase, producing MPTTTRRLVIVESPTKANSIAGYLGDGYVVESSRGHVRDLPTNAAEVPAKYKGQSWARTGVNVDDDFAPLYVVSPDKKATIRRLKELLADSDELYLATDEDREGEAIAWHLLQELKPKVPVKRMVFHEITRDAIRKAVESPRDLDLDLVDAQETRRILDRLYGYEVSPVLWKKVMPRLSAGRVQSVATRLVVDRERERIAFRSAVYWDLIATLDAGSGASPRLFDARLTGLDEWRVARGQDFDASGQLVNDAFVLNESGARALAAALPAAAFAVGSVEAKPYTRRPSAPFRTTTLQQEAGRKLGFTTDRTMRVAQELYESGFITYMRTDSVALSDQAVAAARTQARSLYGDEYVPAAPRQYASKVKSAQEAHEAIRPAGDTFRTPKQTGLSGDGYRLYELVWQRTLASQMADAHGQTMTVRVSAELAQRLTLSDDVTSTPVRTATFTASGRTITFPGFMKAYAEEVSDDQDENQAKLPKLEPEQALDLADTRPEDHRTKPPARYTEPSLIAKLEEMQIGRPSTYASIIRTITARDYVYKKGTALVPTWLAFAVTRLLVEHFPRLVDYTFTAELEDRLDEIANGDAKRLEVLGTFFFGPQDNPHAGLQDMVTNLGDIDAKGLSTFPIGDPEAGINVRVGRYGTYVEDAQQNRANVPEDLPPDELTLEKARELLATPNGEERELGTDPATGHEIVARTGRYGPYVTEVLAVDESVPKSKRPKPRTASLFKTMTLETITLDDALRLLDLPRVVGADADGEEISAHNGRYGPYIKRGDDSRTLPDEESLFTVTLDEALKLLAEPRTRGRRAAAAPLRELGADPATGKPLVVKDGRFGPYVTDGEYNATVPRSQQVESLTLTDAAELMAAKRAKGPAPAKRPRKTTGTSTARKASTKKATTRKT from the coding sequence GTGCCCACTACCACCCGCCGACTGGTGATCGTCGAATCGCCGACCAAGGCGAACAGCATCGCCGGATACCTCGGCGACGGCTATGTCGTGGAGTCGAGCAGGGGACACGTGCGAGACCTGCCGACCAATGCCGCCGAGGTCCCCGCGAAGTACAAGGGGCAGTCGTGGGCCCGCACGGGCGTGAACGTCGACGACGACTTCGCGCCGCTGTACGTCGTCAGCCCCGACAAGAAGGCGACGATCCGCAGGCTGAAAGAACTGCTGGCCGACTCGGACGAGCTCTATCTGGCAACTGACGAGGACCGCGAGGGCGAGGCGATCGCCTGGCATCTGCTGCAGGAACTCAAGCCCAAGGTTCCGGTCAAGCGCATGGTCTTCCACGAGATCACCCGCGACGCGATCCGCAAGGCCGTCGAGAGCCCCCGCGATCTCGACCTCGACCTGGTCGACGCGCAGGAGACCCGGCGCATCCTCGACCGTCTCTACGGCTACGAGGTCTCGCCGGTGCTGTGGAAGAAGGTCATGCCGCGGCTGTCCGCGGGGCGTGTGCAGTCGGTGGCCACCCGGCTGGTGGTCGATCGGGAACGAGAACGGATTGCCTTCCGGTCGGCCGTCTACTGGGACCTGATCGCCACGTTGGACGCCGGTTCCGGTGCCAGCCCACGCCTGTTCGACGCGCGTCTCACCGGCCTGGACGAATGGCGCGTCGCCCGCGGTCAGGACTTCGATGCGTCGGGGCAGTTGGTCAACGACGCCTTCGTGCTGAACGAATCGGGCGCTCGTGCGCTGGCCGCCGCTCTGCCCGCGGCCGCGTTCGCGGTCGGATCGGTCGAGGCCAAGCCCTACACCCGCCGGCCGTCCGCGCCGTTCCGCACCACCACCCTCCAGCAGGAGGCAGGTCGCAAGCTCGGGTTCACCACCGACCGCACGATGCGGGTGGCCCAGGAACTCTACGAGTCGGGCTTCATCACCTATATGCGTACCGACTCGGTGGCGCTGTCCGATCAGGCCGTCGCCGCGGCACGCACCCAGGCGCGTTCGCTCTACGGGGACGAGTACGTGCCCGCCGCACCGCGCCAGTACGCGTCCAAGGTGAAGAGCGCGCAGGAGGCGCACGAGGCGATCCGCCCCGCGGGCGACACGTTCCGCACGCCGAAGCAGACCGGTCTGTCGGGCGACGGCTACCGGTTGTACGAGCTGGTGTGGCAGCGCACGCTCGCCTCGCAGATGGCGGACGCCCACGGGCAGACCATGACGGTGCGCGTGTCCGCCGAGCTGGCGCAGCGACTCACACTGTCGGACGACGTCACCTCGACGCCGGTGCGCACCGCGACGTTCACCGCCTCGGGGCGCACGATCACGTTCCCGGGTTTCATGAAGGCCTACGCCGAGGAGGTCTCCGACGACCAGGACGAGAACCAGGCGAAGCTGCCGAAGCTGGAGCCGGAGCAGGCGCTCGACCTGGCCGACACCCGGCCGGAGGACCATCGGACGAAGCCGCCGGCCCGCTACACCGAGCCTTCGCTGATCGCCAAGCTCGAGGAGATGCAGATCGGGCGACCGTCCACCTACGCCTCGATCATCCGGACGATCACCGCCCGCGACTACGTGTACAAGAAGGGCACCGCGCTGGTGCCGACGTGGCTCGCGTTCGCGGTCACCCGGCTGCTCGTCGAGCATTTCCCGCGGTTGGTCGACTACACGTTCACCGCGGAGCTGGAGGATCGGCTCGACGAGATCGCCAACGGCGATGCCAAGCGCCTGGAGGTGCTGGGCACCTTCTTCTTCGGTCCGCAGGACAATCCGCACGCCGGTCTGCAGGACATGGTGACCAACCTGGGTGACATCGACGCCAAGGGGTTGTCGACATTCCCGATCGGCGATCCGGAGGCCGGCATCAACGTGCGCGTGGGCCGCTACGGCACCTACGTGGAGGACGCACAGCAGAACCGTGCCAACGTGCCCGAGGACCTCCCGCCCGACGAGCTGACCCTGGAGAAGGCCCGCGAGCTCCTCGCCACGCCCAACGGCGAGGAACGCGAGCTCGGCACCGATCCCGCCACCGGGCACGAGATCGTGGCCCGCACGGGGCGCTACGGCCCGTACGTCACCGAGGTGCTCGCCGTCGACGAGTCGGTTCCCAAGTCGAAGCGGCCCAAGCCGCGCACGGCGTCGTTGTTCAAGACGATGACGTTGGAGACGATCACGCTGGACGACGCCCTGCGGCTGCTCGACCTGCCCCGTGTCGTGGGCGCCGACGCGGACGGTGAGGAGATCTCGGCGCACAACGGTCGCTACGGCCCCTACATCAAGCGCGGTGACGACTCGCGGACGCTGCCGGACGAGGAGTCGCTGTTCACGGTCACGCTCGACGAGGCTCTCAAGCTGCTCGCCGAGCCCCGCACCCGGGGCCGCCGGGCCGCTGCCGCGCCGCTGCGCGAACTCGGCGCCGATCCCGCGACCGGCAAACCGCTCGTCGTCAAGGACGGGCGATTCGGCCCGTACGTCACCGACGGCGAGTACAACGCCACCGTCCCGCGGTCGCAGCAGGTCGAGTCGCTCACGCTCACCGATGCCGCGGAACTGATGGCCGCCAAGCGGGCCAAGGGCCCGGCCCCCGCCAAGCGGCCCCGGAAGACGACGGGCACGTCGACGGCCAGGAAGGCGAGCACCAAGAAGGCGACGACCCGCAAGACATAG
- the tmk gene encoding dTMP kinase produces the protein MPEPRGLFVVFEGGDRVGKSTQVAALAAALAVSGVDHVVTHEPGDTEVGRRIRAMLLDPASRLDDRCEALLYAADKAQHIHEVVAPALAAGGVVVCDRYIDSMLAYQGAGRDLAADDLEAIAAWATRGLRPDLTVLLDADPSKAVARIVDKDRLEGAGDEFHARVREGFLRLAAAHPERYLVCEALTSLNGIAATVRGAVGHLLGRELAVPELPEPDGADWGDQDDREGGA, from the coding sequence ATGCCTGAGCCGCGTGGGCTGTTCGTCGTCTTCGAGGGCGGTGACCGGGTGGGCAAGTCCACCCAGGTGGCGGCGCTCGCGGCCGCGCTGGCCGTCTCGGGCGTCGACCATGTGGTCACGCACGAGCCGGGCGACACCGAGGTGGGACGACGGATCCGTGCCATGCTGCTCGATCCCGCGAGTCGGCTGGACGATCGCTGTGAGGCCCTGCTCTACGCCGCCGACAAGGCGCAGCACATCCATGAGGTGGTGGCCCCGGCGCTCGCGGCAGGCGGAGTGGTCGTGTGCGACCGGTACATCGACTCGATGCTGGCCTACCAAGGCGCGGGACGCGACCTCGCCGCAGACGACCTTGAGGCGATCGCCGCCTGGGCGACGCGGGGGCTGCGTCCCGACCTGACCGTGCTGCTCGACGCGGATCCCTCGAAGGCCGTGGCCCGCATCGTCGACAAGGACCGCCTCGAGGGGGCGGGGGACGAGTTCCATGCGCGCGTACGGGAGGGCTTCCTGCGGCTCGCGGCCGCGCACCCCGAGCGTTACCTCGTCTGCGAGGCCCTCACCTCCCTGAACGGGATCGCGGCGACGGTGCGCGGCGCGGTCGGCCACCTGCTGGGTCGCGAGCTGGCCGTCCCTGAGCTTCCCGAGCCGGACGGTGCCGACTGGGGCGACCAGGACGATCGGGAGGGTGGCGCATGA
- a CDS encoding DNA polymerase III subunit delta', whose protein sequence is MNATGTALAGVWADLVGQQRAVAVLGAAARAARSGDAARRHAMTHAWLVTGPPGSGRSNAARAFAAALLCERGGCGECPTCRTVLSGAHPDVTIVRTELLSIGVEEVRGLVLRAAMSPTVGDFQVIVVEDSDRITDRGADALLKSLEEPPARTVWVLCAPTADDVIVTIRSRTRQVNLRTPTDEDVTRLLIERDGVDPGMAMLAARAAQGHVGRARALARDERVRDARHAVLTVPGQLTSVAACLQAAEALVGAASQEAKRRTGELDSRELAELKEALGFGSRGARPRQAQAAIRELEDQQKMRAKRLQRDELDRVLTELTTWYRDVLAVQLGAVDAADPADSASGAGLINAELRDRVTAAAHASTPQRTIRRVDAILAARQALEHSVAPLLAMEALLLSLADPD, encoded by the coding sequence ATGAACGCCACCGGGACGGCCCTCGCGGGCGTGTGGGCCGACCTCGTCGGGCAGCAGCGGGCCGTCGCCGTCCTCGGCGCAGCCGCCAGGGCGGCCAGGTCGGGTGATGCGGCACGGCGCCACGCGATGACCCATGCGTGGCTGGTGACCGGCCCCCCCGGATCCGGCCGCAGCAATGCCGCCCGGGCCTTCGCCGCCGCCCTCCTGTGCGAGCGCGGCGGCTGCGGTGAGTGCCCGACCTGCAGGACGGTGCTGTCGGGCGCGCATCCCGACGTGACGATCGTCCGCACCGAGCTGCTGTCCATCGGCGTGGAGGAGGTGCGCGGTCTGGTCCTGCGTGCCGCCATGAGCCCCACCGTGGGCGATTTCCAGGTGATCGTCGTGGAGGACTCCGATCGCATCACCGACCGGGGCGCGGACGCGCTGCTGAAGTCGCTGGAGGAACCCCCGGCCCGCACGGTGTGGGTGCTGTGCGCGCCCACAGCCGACGATGTGATCGTCACGATCCGGTCGCGCACCCGGCAGGTCAACCTCCGCACCCCGACGGACGAGGACGTGACCCGGCTGCTCATCGAGCGCGACGGCGTCGACCCGGGGATGGCGATGCTCGCCGCGAGGGCGGCCCAGGGGCACGTGGGACGTGCACGGGCCCTGGCGCGGGATGAGCGGGTGCGCGACGCCCGGCACGCCGTGCTGACGGTTCCTGGACAGCTGACGAGCGTGGCCGCGTGTCTGCAGGCCGCGGAGGCGCTCGTCGGGGCGGCGTCCCAGGAGGCGAAGCGCCGTACCGGCGAGTTGGACTCCCGGGAGCTCGCCGAGCTCAAGGAGGCGCTGGGATTCGGTTCCCGGGGAGCCCGGCCCAGGCAGGCGCAGGCCGCGATCAGGGAGCTGGAGGACCAGCAGAAGATGCGGGCCAAGCGCCTGCAGCGTGACGAACTCGACCGCGTCCTGACCGAGCTCACCACCTGGTACCGCGACGTGCTGGCGGTGCAGCTCGGCGCCGTCGACGCGGCCGATCCCGCAGACTCGGCGTCCGGTGCCGGGCTCATCAATGCCGAGTTGCGCGACCGGGTGACCGCGGCTGCGCATGCGAGCACCCCGCAACGCACGATCCGGCGCGTGGACGCCATCCTCGCTGCCCGCCAGGCCCTCGAGCACAGTGTCGCGCCGCTGCTGGCGATGGAAGCACTGCTGCTCAGCCTGGCCGACCCCGACTGA
- a CDS encoding DoxX family protein, with translation MSSVIRDVRGGTTDEPGAPSSVTPTTPGPARGYSGASPAVPRDPRLLAAEKAEYEARAAADEAAAAKAAADDAVARAAAAKAAADKSKAELEAAREEARAKARAAALQVRMEQEQQLSEAEAVRAQARAVRDQRLGTVHTVATEVEPEVVTVVRRSTDKFAGAFGLFLLRLLLAAFIGIVGWQTMVDRPAVSDALVTVGLPESVVDRLGPVVGVGLIVVAVFLLVGLGTRIVAGLVLIATAVFLAFFRFGPFSPFIEGQFGFYGDRELFIAIIALLFVLVGAGGWSLDARIRHSREAGREEE, from the coding sequence GTGAGCAGCGTCATCAGGGATGTGAGGGGCGGGACAACGGACGAACCGGGCGCGCCCTCCAGCGTGACGCCGACGACGCCGGGACCCGCCCGGGGCTACTCCGGTGCGAGTCCCGCGGTGCCGCGAGATCCGCGTCTGCTGGCGGCCGAGAAGGCCGAATACGAGGCACGTGCGGCTGCGGACGAGGCTGCGGCCGCCAAGGCCGCCGCGGACGACGCCGTGGCACGCGCTGCCGCCGCGAAGGCCGCCGCCGACAAGTCGAAGGCCGAGTTGGAGGCCGCCCGTGAGGAGGCCCGGGCGAAGGCCCGCGCCGCGGCGCTCCAGGTCCGCATGGAACAGGAGCAGCAGCTCAGCGAGGCCGAGGCGGTCCGGGCGCAGGCCCGTGCCGTCCGCGACCAGCGCCTGGGCACCGTCCACACCGTCGCCACCGAGGTGGAACCCGAGGTGGTCACGGTCGTGCGGCGCAGCACCGACAAGTTCGCCGGGGCCTTCGGCCTCTTCCTGCTGCGTCTGCTGCTGGCCGCCTTCATCGGGATCGTCGGATGGCAGACGATGGTCGATCGTCCCGCGGTGTCCGATGCCCTGGTCACGGTCGGTCTGCCGGAGTCCGTCGTCGACCGGCTCGGCCCGGTGGTCGGGGTGGGGCTCATCGTCGTGGCCGTGTTCCTGCTCGTCGGGTTGGGGACGCGCATCGTCGCGGGCCTCGTCCTGATCGCCACGGCCGTGTTCCTCGCGTTCTTCCGCTTCGGGCCGTTCAGCCCGTTCATCGAGGGTCAGTTCGGTTTCTACGGTGATCGGGAACTGTTCATCGCGATCATCGCCCTGCTCTTCGTCCTCGTCGGGGCCGGCGGCTGGAGCCTGGACGCCCGCATCCGGCACAGCCGCGAGGCGGGCCGGGAGGAGGAGTGA